A single window of Betta splendens chromosome 11, fBetSpl5.4, whole genome shotgun sequence DNA harbors:
- the ncdn gene encoding neurochondrin isoform X1: MCSFTPTLVHYVYWGNTTGCAGNVRSWKLEHGMMSCRRSSHEKEVMMEDFSKRGMKIFTTVTMADSSDTSGQSRDEQGNGEGEGGVDLDSDAGGGLTEAQREVMERCLHVLKDARNDSHTLAALLMITRLCPASRLDRPTLRRIFEAVGLNLPARLLVTAVRGGDRSDSPPQELLSLGTALLAALSTEPDMASHPQLLTTVPLLLGFVADGPVSDQQKQAQSEAAETGGGSDYKDQSAESAAASRLDEDMAADCYQVLTAVCALPRGPDQLLSRGAVPALCHAVEQNQTLSHDRGLALLACLLLGETKEKAWRKHPAELLALLVRLSKDFCQSKDQARLDMCSQLAQFLPPVGAQVETEKLKEVVSRLWGALRPMVQAKLTPKQIGPILVLCACLLDFYGWDVVGPPKFCCLLVNRACVEVRMGLEEPPGDQLSPELQHTLTGCYRIMEAAIEQACSQGLPSAPASPHMSSLSLQQSRQVLGVLEEAFSAVIYHLQHVDASRYDDPFIFATFRCLCSWLAEETSCLKEEVTGLLPFLIGYSRSHLQGESLEQGLSEWMASVSVGEDRGSWTGREALRYLLPALCHLSAEEGPRKALLTLDTPALLVDFLSQRWTSLKGKSGGGARDPSMETACSALLNFTVTEPERVRKDPCFRKLEALLSDALPVLVYKSHLLVLAANYCTLGLMMGRLKSSQSEWVEASQRRFFSTALRFLRSALDSSSSPAPVMVSHSWEESWEEAAELWRLGVQALGGCVRAQPWVVTLVREEGWLKHTLAMLAQCSALPEQHTQDALEEALCAVAEQCPLCKQEVRDMMVKNERGVLNHMRNLKKSVGAEKC; this comes from the exons ATGTGTTCTTTCACCCCGACGTTAGTACATTACGTATATTGGGGAAACACGACGGGCTGTGCAGGAAATGTCAGGAGCTGGAAACTGGAACATGGGATGATGAGTTGTAGAAGATCCAGCCATGAAAAGGAAGTAATGATGGAGGATTTCAGCAAGAGAGGAATGAAA ATATTTACCACGGTCACGATGGCTGACAGTTCCGACACGAGCGGTCAGAGTCGAGATGAACAAGGCAATGGGGAAGGCGAAGGTGGCGTTGACTTGGATAGCGATGCTGGAGGTGGTTTGACTGAAGCCCAGAGAGAGGTGATGGAGAGATGTCTCCATGTGCTTAAAGATGCTAGAAACGACAGTCACACATTAGCAGCTCTTCTGATG ATTACCAGACTGTGCCCAGCAAGCCGACTAGACAGGCCCACGTTAAGGCGCATCTTTGAGGCAGTGGGACTCAACCTACCCGCTCGACTCCTGGTGACCGCAGTCCGAGGGGGTGATCGTTCTGATTCCCCGCCCCAGGAACTGCTCTCCCTGGGCACAGCTCTGTTGGCTGCTCTGAGCACAGAGCCAGACATGGCCTCACATCCTCAGCTTCTAACCACCGTCCCGCTCCTGCTGGGCTTCGTAGCCGACGGTCCCGTGTCAGACCAGCAGAAGCAGGCGcagagtgaagctgcagagacgGGGGGTGGTTCTGATTATAAAGACCAGTCAGCAGAGAGTGCAGCGGCTTCCAGGCTGGATGAGGACATGGCCGCTGACTGCTACCAGGTTCTGACAGCTGTGTGCGCTCTACCCAGAGGTCCTGACCAGCTGCTGAGTAGGGGGGCAGTTCCTGCTTTGTGCCACGCAGTGGAACAGAACCAGACTCTGAGCCACGACAGGGGCCTTGCTTTGCTCGCTTGCCTCCTTCTAggtgagacaaaagaaaaagcgTGGCGCAAACACCCTGCAGAACTCCTCGCTCTACTGGTCAGGCTCTCCAAAGACTTCTGCCAGTCCAAAGACCAAGCTAGGCTGGACATGTGTTCCCAGTTGGCGCAGTTCCTTCCCCCAGTTGGAGCCCAGGTAGAGACTGAGAAGCTGAAGGAAGTCGTGAGCCGTCTGTGGGGAGCGTTAAGACCCATGGTACAGGCGAAGTTGACACCAAAACAGATTGGGCCAATCCTGGTCCTCTGTGCATGTCTGCTGGATTTCTATGGCTGGGATGTGGTGGGACCTCCAAAGTTCTGCTGCTTACTGGTGAATCGGGCCTGTGTGGAGGTCAGAATGGGTTTGGAGGAACCACCTGGTGACCAGCTGAGCCCAGAACTacagcacacactcacag GCTGTTACAGAATCATGGAGGCGGCCATAGAGCAGGCCTGCAGTCAAGGGCTGCCATCAGCACCTGCATCTCCTCACATGTCTTCACtcagtctgcagcagagcaggcaggTGCTTGGAGTGTTGGAGGAGGCCTTCTCTGCTGTAATCTACCACCTGCAACAT GTCGATGCTAGCCGCTATGATGACCCTTTCATCTTCGCCACATTCCGCTGTCTGTGCTCGTGGCTGGCCGAGGAGACGTCCTGCTTGAAGGAGGAGGTGACCGGCCTGCTGCCGTTTTTAATTGGCTACAGCCGCAGCCACCTGCAAGGCGAGAGCCTAGAGCAGGGCCTCTCTGAGTGGATGGCCTCAGTgtctgtgggtgaggacagagggTCCTGGACGGGCAGAGAAGCTCTAAG GTATCTTCTACCCGCTTTGTGCCACCTGTCCGCGGAGGAAGGTCCAAGGAAGGCGCTGCTCACCCTCGACACCCCGGCGCTGCTGGTGGACTTTCTGTCACAGAGGTGGACTTCCCTCAAAGGGAAAAGTGGGGGTGGAGCCAGAGATCCCAGCATGGAGACAGCCTGCTCAGCTTTGCTCAACTTCACTGTCACGGAGCCAGAAAGAGTCAG AAAGGACCCATGTTTCAGAAAACTGGAGGCCCTTCTGAGTGACGCTCTTCCAGTTTTGGTGTATAAATCTCACCTGCTGGTCCTGGCAGCAAATTACTGCACACTGGGGCTTATGATGGGTCGACTCAAATCATCTCAATCAG AATGGGTTGAGGCTAGCCAGAGGCGCTTCTTTTCCACAGCTCTCCGGTTCCTCCGCAGCGCCctggactccagctccagcccagcccCAGTAATGGTGAGCCACAGCTGGGAGGAGAGCTGGGAGGAGGCCGCGGAGCTCTGGAGGTTGGGTGTCCAGGCTCTGGGAGGCTGCGTCCGCGCTCAGCCCTGGGTCGTCACGCTGGTCCGAGAGGAGGGTTGGCTCAAACACACCCTGGCCATGCTGGCTCAGTGCAGCGCGCTACCCGAGCAGCACACGCAGGATGCGCTGGAGGAAGCTCTGTGTGCTGTGGCGGAACAATGCCCTCtctgtaaacaggaagtcagagacATGATGGTGAAGAATGAGAGAGGAGTGTTGAACCATATGAGGAACCTGAAGAAGTCAGTGGGAGCTGAAAAATGTTAA
- the ncdn gene encoding neurochondrin isoform X2, which produces MADSSDTSGQSRDEQGNGEGEGGVDLDSDAGGGLTEAQREVMERCLHVLKDARNDSHTLAALLMITRLCPASRLDRPTLRRIFEAVGLNLPARLLVTAVRGGDRSDSPPQELLSLGTALLAALSTEPDMASHPQLLTTVPLLLGFVADGPVSDQQKQAQSEAAETGGGSDYKDQSAESAAASRLDEDMAADCYQVLTAVCALPRGPDQLLSRGAVPALCHAVEQNQTLSHDRGLALLACLLLGETKEKAWRKHPAELLALLVRLSKDFCQSKDQARLDMCSQLAQFLPPVGAQVETEKLKEVVSRLWGALRPMVQAKLTPKQIGPILVLCACLLDFYGWDVVGPPKFCCLLVNRACVEVRMGLEEPPGDQLSPELQHTLTGCYRIMEAAIEQACSQGLPSAPASPHMSSLSLQQSRQVLGVLEEAFSAVIYHLQHVDASRYDDPFIFATFRCLCSWLAEETSCLKEEVTGLLPFLIGYSRSHLQGESLEQGLSEWMASVSVGEDRGSWTGREALRYLLPALCHLSAEEGPRKALLTLDTPALLVDFLSQRWTSLKGKSGGGARDPSMETACSALLNFTVTEPERVRKDPCFRKLEALLSDALPVLVYKSHLLVLAANYCTLGLMMGRLKSSQSEWVEASQRRFFSTALRFLRSALDSSSSPAPVMVSHSWEESWEEAAELWRLGVQALGGCVRAQPWVVTLVREEGWLKHTLAMLAQCSALPEQHTQDALEEALCAVAEQCPLCKQEVRDMMVKNERGVLNHMRNLKKSVGAEKC; this is translated from the exons ATGGCTGACAGTTCCGACACGAGCGGTCAGAGTCGAGATGAACAAGGCAATGGGGAAGGCGAAGGTGGCGTTGACTTGGATAGCGATGCTGGAGGTGGTTTGACTGAAGCCCAGAGAGAGGTGATGGAGAGATGTCTCCATGTGCTTAAAGATGCTAGAAACGACAGTCACACATTAGCAGCTCTTCTGATG ATTACCAGACTGTGCCCAGCAAGCCGACTAGACAGGCCCACGTTAAGGCGCATCTTTGAGGCAGTGGGACTCAACCTACCCGCTCGACTCCTGGTGACCGCAGTCCGAGGGGGTGATCGTTCTGATTCCCCGCCCCAGGAACTGCTCTCCCTGGGCACAGCTCTGTTGGCTGCTCTGAGCACAGAGCCAGACATGGCCTCACATCCTCAGCTTCTAACCACCGTCCCGCTCCTGCTGGGCTTCGTAGCCGACGGTCCCGTGTCAGACCAGCAGAAGCAGGCGcagagtgaagctgcagagacgGGGGGTGGTTCTGATTATAAAGACCAGTCAGCAGAGAGTGCAGCGGCTTCCAGGCTGGATGAGGACATGGCCGCTGACTGCTACCAGGTTCTGACAGCTGTGTGCGCTCTACCCAGAGGTCCTGACCAGCTGCTGAGTAGGGGGGCAGTTCCTGCTTTGTGCCACGCAGTGGAACAGAACCAGACTCTGAGCCACGACAGGGGCCTTGCTTTGCTCGCTTGCCTCCTTCTAggtgagacaaaagaaaaagcgTGGCGCAAACACCCTGCAGAACTCCTCGCTCTACTGGTCAGGCTCTCCAAAGACTTCTGCCAGTCCAAAGACCAAGCTAGGCTGGACATGTGTTCCCAGTTGGCGCAGTTCCTTCCCCCAGTTGGAGCCCAGGTAGAGACTGAGAAGCTGAAGGAAGTCGTGAGCCGTCTGTGGGGAGCGTTAAGACCCATGGTACAGGCGAAGTTGACACCAAAACAGATTGGGCCAATCCTGGTCCTCTGTGCATGTCTGCTGGATTTCTATGGCTGGGATGTGGTGGGACCTCCAAAGTTCTGCTGCTTACTGGTGAATCGGGCCTGTGTGGAGGTCAGAATGGGTTTGGAGGAACCACCTGGTGACCAGCTGAGCCCAGAACTacagcacacactcacag GCTGTTACAGAATCATGGAGGCGGCCATAGAGCAGGCCTGCAGTCAAGGGCTGCCATCAGCACCTGCATCTCCTCACATGTCTTCACtcagtctgcagcagagcaggcaggTGCTTGGAGTGTTGGAGGAGGCCTTCTCTGCTGTAATCTACCACCTGCAACAT GTCGATGCTAGCCGCTATGATGACCCTTTCATCTTCGCCACATTCCGCTGTCTGTGCTCGTGGCTGGCCGAGGAGACGTCCTGCTTGAAGGAGGAGGTGACCGGCCTGCTGCCGTTTTTAATTGGCTACAGCCGCAGCCACCTGCAAGGCGAGAGCCTAGAGCAGGGCCTCTCTGAGTGGATGGCCTCAGTgtctgtgggtgaggacagagggTCCTGGACGGGCAGAGAAGCTCTAAG GTATCTTCTACCCGCTTTGTGCCACCTGTCCGCGGAGGAAGGTCCAAGGAAGGCGCTGCTCACCCTCGACACCCCGGCGCTGCTGGTGGACTTTCTGTCACAGAGGTGGACTTCCCTCAAAGGGAAAAGTGGGGGTGGAGCCAGAGATCCCAGCATGGAGACAGCCTGCTCAGCTTTGCTCAACTTCACTGTCACGGAGCCAGAAAGAGTCAG AAAGGACCCATGTTTCAGAAAACTGGAGGCCCTTCTGAGTGACGCTCTTCCAGTTTTGGTGTATAAATCTCACCTGCTGGTCCTGGCAGCAAATTACTGCACACTGGGGCTTATGATGGGTCGACTCAAATCATCTCAATCAG AATGGGTTGAGGCTAGCCAGAGGCGCTTCTTTTCCACAGCTCTCCGGTTCCTCCGCAGCGCCctggactccagctccagcccagcccCAGTAATGGTGAGCCACAGCTGGGAGGAGAGCTGGGAGGAGGCCGCGGAGCTCTGGAGGTTGGGTGTCCAGGCTCTGGGAGGCTGCGTCCGCGCTCAGCCCTGGGTCGTCACGCTGGTCCGAGAGGAGGGTTGGCTCAAACACACCCTGGCCATGCTGGCTCAGTGCAGCGCGCTACCCGAGCAGCACACGCAGGATGCGCTGGAGGAAGCTCTGTGTGCTGTGGCGGAACAATGCCCTCtctgtaaacaggaagtcagagacATGATGGTGAAGAATGAGAGAGGAGTGTTGAACCATATGAGGAACCTGAAGAAGTCAGTGGGAGCTGAAAAATGTTAA